One Euphorbia lathyris chromosome 1, ddEupLath1.1, whole genome shotgun sequence DNA segment encodes these proteins:
- the LOC136217642 gene encoding pectinesterase PPME1-like has protein sequence MGAVRFTVFLVVSMVIITKVQSNDLAPIPPARAAVESWFQQNIKSTTLNPVLQTAEKNRKEIKVGPGGQFKTINEALKSIPPGNTGRVVINIAKGVYNERIKVERTKPFITFRGEPGTIVQASGTAKQYGTYDSATVDIQGDYFIAAHIIFKNTAPKPTKADAAAQSSAGVQAVAFRIGGNMAAFYSCKFYGYQDTLLDEKGRHFFKSCYIEGTIDFIFGSGKSLYLLSEIHTLKQEWTTVITAQGKVEANEDSGFSFVHCTVTGETPGVTYLGRAWQKMAEVAFLYSSIGNAIHPLAWDAFNKPKTFTFSEFQNTGAGADLKGRAPFMKKLDGPGAKNYLNLGYIQASKWLLPP, from the exons GCTAGAGCTGCAGTAGAATCTTGGTttcaacaaaatataaaatcaaccACTCTTAATCCAGTGCTTCAAACAGCAGAGAAGAATCGGAAAGAAATAAAAGTCGGTCCCGGCGGGCAATTTAAGACGATAAATGAAGCTCTCAAAAGTATTCCACCGGGAAACACAGGCCGCGTCGTTATAAATATCGCGAAAGGAGTATATAATGAGAGGATCAAAGTCGAAAGAACTAAGCCTTTTATTACATTTCGCGGGGAACCCGGAACTATTGTTCAGGCTTCTGGTACCGCTAAGCAATATGGTACTTATGATAGTGCCACTGTTGATATTCAGGGTGATTATTTCATCGCGGCTCATATTATTTTTAAG AATACGGCACCGAAGCCAACTAAAGCGGATGCCGCAGCTCAAAGTAGTGCAGGAGTTCAAGCAGTTGCGTTTAg GATTGGTGGGAACATGGCAGCATTTTATAGTTGCAAATTTTACGGATATCAAGACACGCTATTGGACGAGAAGGGCCGACACTTTTTTAAGAGTTGCTATATTGAAGGCactattgattttattttcgGCAGTGGAAAATCGTTATATTTG tTGTCGGAGATACATACTTTAAAACAGGAATGGACTACAGTGATAACAGCTCAAGGAAAGGTAGAAGCAAATGAAGATTCAGGTTTTTCATTTGTACATTGCACCGTCACCGGAGAAACTCCGGGAGTGACATACTTGGGCCGAGCATGGCAGAAAATGGCGGAAGTGGCTTTTTTGTATTCCAGCATCGGCAACGCTATTCATCCTTTAGCTTGGGATGCCTTTAATAAACCTAAAAC GTTCACTTTTAGTGAATTTCAAAACACAGGAGCAGGAGCAGATCTTAAAGGACGTGCTCCGTTTATGAAAAAATTAGACGGTCCCGGAGCTAAAAATTATCTGAATCTTGGTTACATTCAAGCTTCTAAATGGCTTCTTCCACCATAA